A genomic stretch from Deinococcus cellulosilyticus NBRC 106333 = KACC 11606 includes:
- the deoC gene encoding deoxyribose-phosphate aldolase — MNNLAEYIDHTLLKATATPDDIRKLCSEAMEHSFKAVCVNPSYVALALECLSESEVKVATVAGFPLGALTPEQKAKEAAQSVELGADEVDMVINIGAAKAGNWDLVLEDIQAVREATQDVILKVIIETCYLTDAEKEKATELVLQAGADFVKTSTGFGTGGATLEDIQLMARVTQGKIGIKAAGGVKTFQDAQRFIEAGATRLGTSSGVALVQGQTAGEGY, encoded by the coding sequence ATGAATAATCTTGCTGAATACATTGACCACACCCTCCTGAAGGCCACAGCGACCCCGGACGACATCCGCAAACTGTGCAGTGAGGCCATGGAGCACAGCTTCAAAGCCGTCTGTGTGAATCCCAGTTACGTTGCCCTGGCCCTGGAATGCCTGTCGGAAAGCGAAGTGAAGGTCGCCACCGTGGCAGGTTTCCCCCTCGGAGCCCTGACCCCTGAGCAGAAAGCCAAGGAAGCCGCCCAGAGTGTGGAACTCGGGGCCGATGAAGTGGACATGGTCATCAACATCGGTGCAGCCAAAGCTGGAAACTGGGATCTGGTTTTGGAAGACATTCAGGCCGTGCGCGAAGCCACCCAGGACGTGATCCTCAAAGTGATCATCGAGACCTGCTATCTGACCGATGCAGAAAAAGAAAAAGCCACTGAACTGGTCTTGCAGGCCGGAGCTGATTTCGTGAAAACCAGCACCGGATTTGGCACAGGTGGAGCCACCCTGGAAGACATCCAGCTCATGGCAAGGGTCACCCAGGGCAAAATCGGCATCAAGGCCGCAGGAGGAGTGAAAACCTTCCAGGACGCACAAAGATTCATTGAGGCAGGAGCCACCCGACTGGGAACCTCCAGTGGCGTCGCCCTGGTGCAGGGCCAGACCGCAGGCGAAGGGTACTGA
- a CDS encoding thymidine phosphorylase, translating into MRIPDLIQKKRDGGQHTEAELRTLILDYVNGQVPDYQVAAWLMAVFFKGMTAEETTYLTLAMAESGDMLDLSSLSHTVDKHSTGGVGDKTSLVLTPMLAALGLTVAKMSGRGLAHTGGTIDKLESIPGWSPVLADEPFLKQAREIGLALVGQSKNLAPADGLLYALRDVTATVDCLPLIASSIMSKKLAAGAKTIVLDVKVGSGAFMKTLEDGRKLAEAMVNIGKLSGRNVRAVLTDMETPLGFMTGNTLEVLEAISTLKGEGPEDLRELCLALAKETLLAEGFSEEEADRRPREVLKDGSALAKLRAFVASQGGDPRYIDDPSLFHVAPETVEVKAGQSGFIAHIEALKIGQALLVLGGGRETKGEAIDHSVGIELLHKIGDAVEAGQPIARIYHNQKGKDAAFTLVQEALRIDAAKPAEMPLILGHIS; encoded by the coding sequence ATGCGCATCCCCGACCTGATCCAGAAGAAACGGGATGGTGGTCAGCACACCGAAGCCGAACTGCGCACCCTGATCCTCGATTATGTGAACGGACAGGTGCCCGACTATCAGGTGGCCGCATGGCTGATGGCCGTGTTCTTCAAGGGCATGACCGCCGAGGAAACCACTTACCTGACCCTCGCCATGGCCGAAAGTGGCGACATGCTGGACCTCTCCAGCCTGTCCCACACCGTGGACAAGCACTCCACCGGAGGGGTGGGCGACAAGACCAGTCTGGTCCTGACCCCCATGCTGGCCGCCCTGGGCCTCACGGTGGCCAAGATGAGCGGGCGCGGTCTGGCCCACACCGGAGGCACCATCGACAAACTGGAAAGCATTCCAGGCTGGAGCCCCGTGCTCGCAGACGAGCCTTTCCTCAAACAGGCCAGAGAAATCGGTCTGGCGCTGGTGGGACAGAGCAAAAACCTTGCCCCTGCAGATGGCCTGCTCTACGCCCTGCGGGACGTGACCGCCACCGTGGACTGCCTGCCCCTGATCGCCAGTTCCATCATGAGCAAGAAACTTGCAGCAGGTGCAAAAACCATCGTTCTGGACGTGAAGGTGGGCAGCGGTGCCTTCATGAAGACCCTGGAAGATGGTCGCAAGCTGGCAGAGGCCATGGTCAACATCGGCAAACTGAGCGGACGCAACGTGAGGGCAGTGCTCACCGACATGGAAACCCCTCTCGGATTCATGACCGGCAACACCCTGGAAGTGCTCGAAGCCATCTCCACCCTTAAAGGCGAAGGCCCCGAAGACCTGCGTGAACTGTGCCTCGCCCTGGCGAAGGAAACATTGCTTGCAGAAGGCTTCAGTGAAGAAGAAGCAGACCGCAGACCCAGAGAAGTCCTCAAAGATGGCTCTGCCCTCGCCAAACTCCGGGCCTTTGTGGCCTCACAGGGTGGCGACCCCAGGTACATCGATGATCCCTCTCTGTTCCATGTGGCTCCAGAAACCGTGGAAGTCAAAGCAGGACAGTCTGGTTTCATTGCACACATCGAAGCCCTCAAGATCGGTCAGGCCCTGCTGGTCCTCGGCGGAGGCCGGGAAACCAAAGGGGAAGCCATCGACCACTCGGTGGGCATCGAACTGCTGCACAAAATCGGGGATGCTGTCGAAGCAGGACAGCCCATCGCCCGCATCTACCACAACCAGAAAGGCAAAGATGCTGCCTTCACACTGGTTCAGGAAGCCCTTCGCATTGATGCAGCAAAACCCGCAGAAATGCCACTGATTCTGGGGCACATTTCGTAA
- the deoD gene encoding purine-nucleoside phosphorylase: protein MSVHLNAKPGQIAETVLLPGDPLRAKHIAENFLENAEQHNDVRGMLGYTGTYKGHRISVQGSGMGIPSISIYVNELIRDYGCKKLIRVGTCGAYHEDVKVRDVILAQAASTDSQINNIRFGGRNFAPIADFELLHQAYLAAKRAGKAVRVGNIFSSDTFYNDHPDHYKIWAQFGVLGVEMEAAGLYTIAAKYGVQALTILTVSDHLVTGEATSSMERQTSFNDMVQIALEAAIAEKE, encoded by the coding sequence ATGAGCGTACACCTGAATGCAAAACCCGGCCAGATCGCAGAAACCGTCCTTCTCCCCGGTGACCCCCTGAGGGCAAAACACATTGCCGAGAACTTTCTGGAGAATGCCGAGCAGCACAACGATGTGCGTGGCATGCTGGGGTACACCGGAACCTACAAAGGGCACCGCATCAGCGTGCAGGGAAGCGGGATGGGCATTCCCAGCATCTCCATCTACGTGAACGAACTGATCCGCGATTATGGCTGCAAGAAGCTGATCCGGGTGGGCACCTGCGGGGCCTACCACGAGGATGTGAAGGTGCGCGATGTGATTCTCGCCCAGGCGGCCTCCACCGACAGCCAGATCAACAACATTCGCTTTGGGGGCAGGAACTTTGCACCCATCGCTGACTTTGAACTGCTGCATCAGGCCTACCTGGCTGCAAAACGTGCAGGCAAGGCTGTGCGCGTGGGGAACATCTTCTCCAGCGACACCTTCTACAACGACCACCCGGACCACTACAAGATCTGGGCTCAGTTTGGCGTGCTGGGCGTGGAAATGGAGGCTGCGGGACTTTACACCATTGCGGCAAAGTATGGGGTGCAGGCCCTGACCATCCTGACTGTGAGTGACCACCTTGTGACCGGGGAGGCCACCAGTTCCATGGAGCGCCAGACCAGTTTCAATGACATGGTGCAGATTGCCCTGGAAGCCGCCATTGCCGAGAAGGAGTGA
- a CDS encoding YciE/YciF ferroxidase family protein yields MHNLEHLFVEQLQDIYDAETQLLEALPKMAEAAKSQKLKTLFQDHIKKTEKQKQRLEAVFKELDEKPKAKTCQAMKGLIKEAEEILKQKDDAEDSVLDAALIGAAQKTEHYEIATYGTLRTWAQQLGYTNAAIKLEDNLNEEYEADKGLTLVAERVINPRAADE; encoded by the coding sequence ATGCACAATCTTGAGCATCTGTTTGTTGAACAATTGCAGGACATCTACGACGCCGAAACCCAACTTCTTGAAGCCCTGCCCAAAATGGCTGAGGCCGCCAAATCCCAGAAGCTGAAGACCCTGTTTCAAGACCACATCAAGAAAACCGAGAAACAGAAACAGCGCCTGGAAGCCGTTTTTAAAGAACTCGATGAAAAACCCAAGGCCAAAACCTGTCAGGCCATGAAAGGCCTGATCAAGGAAGCCGAGGAAATCCTCAAGCAAAAAGATGATGCTGAGGATTCTGTGCTGGACGCTGCCCTGATCGGTGCCGCCCAGAAAACCGAGCATTATGAAATCGCCACTTATGGCACCCTGCGCACCTGGGCCCAGCAACTGGGTTACACCAATGCTGCCATCAAACTTGAAGACAACCTCAACGAGGAATATGAAGCCGACAAGGGCCTGACCCTGGTTGCAGAGCGCGTCATCAACCCCAGAGCTGCAGACGAGTAA
- a CDS encoding SDR family oxidoreductase — translation MKNNLEVKHMEDTPMEKPGYQKEMTPRPEVISKDYKPAGKLEGQVAIISGGDSGIGRSVAVAFAAEGADVAIIYLEENEDARDTRKMVEKWGKKCLLIAGDVGKPEFCEQAVQRTLEEFGKLDIVVNNAAEQTPQEDFMKITPEQLEKTFRTNIFGYFFLTRAAMPHLKEGARIINTTSVTAYRGSPGLVDYSATKGAIVAFTRSLSGMLAEQKIRVNGVAPGPIWTPLIPSTFPEDKVEKFGEDTPLGRPGQPSEVATCFVFLASQDSSYITGQVLHPNGGEIING, via the coding sequence ATGAAAAATAACCTGGAGGTAAAACACATGGAAGACACGCCGATGGAAAAACCCGGATATCAAAAAGAAATGACCCCCAGACCGGAAGTCATCAGCAAAGATTACAAGCCCGCAGGAAAACTTGAAGGACAGGTCGCCATCATCTCAGGGGGTGACTCTGGAATTGGCCGTTCTGTTGCGGTGGCATTCGCAGCAGAAGGGGCAGATGTCGCCATCATCTACCTTGAAGAAAACGAAGACGCCCGCGACACCCGCAAGATGGTCGAGAAATGGGGCAAGAAGTGCCTCCTGATTGCCGGAGACGTGGGCAAACCCGAGTTCTGTGAACAGGCCGTGCAGCGCACCCTGGAGGAATTCGGCAAGCTGGACATCGTGGTGAACAATGCCGCCGAGCAGACCCCCCAGGAAGACTTCATGAAAATCACCCCGGAGCAGCTTGAAAAAACCTTCCGCACCAACATCTTCGGATATTTCTTCCTGACCCGCGCAGCCATGCCCCACCTGAAAGAGGGAGCACGCATCATCAACACCACCTCGGTCACCGCCTACCGTGGAAGCCCTGGACTGGTGGATTACTCTGCCACCAAAGGGGCGATTGTGGCCTTCACCCGATCTCTGTCAGGCATGCTCGCTGAACAAAAAATTCGCGTCAATGGCGTGGCTCCCGGTCCCATCTGGACCCCACTGATCCCCAGCACCTTCCCGGAAGACAAGGTGGAAAAATTCGGGGAAGACACCCCACTGGGGCGCCCTGGTCAGCCCAGCGAAGTGGCCACCTGCTTCGTGTTCCTGGCCTCTCAGGACAGCAGTTACATCACCGGTCAGGTGCTGCACCCCAACGGCGGGGAAATCATCAACGGATAA
- a CDS encoding ABC transporter permease: MIFTDLFSLTFLATLIRATTPLLLAALGGLFSERAGVVNIALEGIIIFGALAGAVTTQLLDPTLGNAAPWVGWIAGALTGGLIGWIHAIVSIKYKADQVISGTAINLLAVGVPGIVLGFLYGSSTESKTVEHALPQWGFGDFRFSPPVYFAFLMVLLAWYIMYKTPYGLRIRATGEHPKAAASMGVNVYRIRYSAVIISGMLAGTAGVFLSIGFLNSFTRNLSAGTGFIALAALIFGKWTPLGTLGATLLFGFFSALSITLGGTDLFPSSIVQILPFLFTIIALALTGKGTAPKAVGKAYE, encoded by the coding sequence ATGATTTTCACGGACCTCTTCTCCCTGACCTTTCTGGCCACCCTGATTCGCGCCACCACCCCCCTCTTGCTCGCAGCCCTCGGCGGCCTCTTCAGTGAGCGTGCAGGTGTGGTCAACATCGCCCTGGAAGGCATCATCATCTTCGGTGCTCTCGCAGGTGCTGTGACCACCCAGCTGCTGGACCCAACCCTGGGCAACGCTGCACCCTGGGTGGGCTGGATTGCCGGAGCCCTCACGGGTGGTCTGATCGGCTGGATTCACGCCATTGTCTCCATCAAGTACAAGGCCGATCAGGTGATTTCAGGCACCGCCATCAACCTGCTGGCCGTCGGCGTTCCCGGCATCGTGCTGGGCTTCCTTTATGGCTCCTCCACCGAATCCAAGACCGTTGAACACGCTTTGCCCCAGTGGGGCTTCGGGGACTTCCGGTTCAGCCCACCAGTGTATTTTGCCTTCCTGATGGTTCTGCTGGCATGGTACATCATGTATAAAACCCCATATGGCCTGAGAATCCGGGCCACCGGTGAACACCCAAAAGCCGCTGCAAGCATGGGTGTGAACGTGTACCGCATCCGCTACAGTGCCGTGATCATCTCGGGCATGCTGGCCGGAACCGCCGGAGTCTTCCTCTCGATTGGCTTCCTGAACAGCTTCACCCGCAACCTCTCGGCAGGCACAGGCTTCATTGCCCTCGCTGCGCTGATTTTCGGGAAGTGGACACCGCTCGGAACCCTCGGGGCCACCTTGCTGTTCGGGTTTTTCAGTGCACTGTCGATCACGCTGGGTGGAACTGACCTGTTCCCAAGCAGTATTGTGCAGATACTTCCGTTCCTCTTCACCATCATTGCCCTGGCCCTCACCGGCAAAGGGACCGCACCGAAAGCCGTAGGTAAAGCATATGAATAA
- the malZ gene encoding maltodextrin glucosidase has protein sequence MQLYHDGTPFFLQREGDIARVFLEAEPAIEQGWAVGYLHGASSYTELKPYGDGRWVAEMPVTHHQKFHYRFKVIVNGRVWWLNQAGVSPSAPSVLQDFSFSSKEPPVWVRNRIFYQIFPDRFKIGEPGIRVQKGQYRYTDKEVETREWDELPRPETGYMEFYGGNLEGIRQSISYFQELGINALYLNPIFESPSAHKYDTQDYHRIDPHFGSNEGFAKLVDELHEQDIRVMLDGVFNHTGDWHRWMNKAGRYEEPGAYQSENFRQYYNYSGENPDDYLSWLGFSTLPKLNYAHHEVRGQIYANPDSVIRFWLKAPYNIDAWRLDVASMIGSEGTDKDNKQILAELWEAARETKPDTYILGEQFGDATLWVQGGVEDATMNYFAFMSPTWSFLADQDHKGHPTKLDAREYAEALTRPLSHLPFNHQLAAFNLLDSHDVKRFATVCPDLAKRKLGVALLFGFIGVPCIYYGDEIGLEGADDPDNRRTMPWDDRARWDSEIYQWYRTWIQLRHQEVALREGSFRILHAEGDHLVFERRYGNERVLILMTRGTPLQHDLSGSWTDLISKESLEGPVRISSTGVRILKQTV, from the coding sequence ATGCAGCTTTACCATGATGGAACACCATTTTTTCTGCAACGGGAAGGGGACATTGCCCGGGTTTTTCTGGAAGCCGAGCCTGCAATTGAGCAAGGCTGGGCTGTGGGCTACCTGCATGGAGCCTCAAGTTACACCGAACTGAAACCCTACGGAGACGGACGCTGGGTTGCAGAGATGCCCGTCACCCACCACCAGAAGTTTCATTACCGCTTCAAGGTGATTGTGAATGGGCGGGTCTGGTGGCTCAATCAGGCTGGAGTGAGTCCCAGTGCGCCCAGTGTGCTGCAGGATTTCAGTTTTTCCAGCAAGGAACCGCCAGTCTGGGTGCGAAACCGCATCTTCTACCAGATTTTTCCAGACCGCTTCAAGATCGGTGAGCCCGGCATCCGGGTCCAGAAAGGCCAGTACCGCTACACCGACAAAGAGGTGGAGACCCGCGAATGGGATGAGCTACCCAGACCCGAGACGGGTTACATGGAGTTTTACGGTGGGAACCTTGAAGGCATCCGGCAGAGCATTTCCTATTTTCAGGAGCTCGGCATCAATGCCCTGTACCTGAACCCCATCTTTGAAAGCCCTTCTGCCCACAAGTACGACACCCAGGATTACCACCGCATCGACCCGCACTTTGGCAGCAATGAGGGGTTTGCAAAGCTGGTGGATGAGCTGCATGAACAGGACATCCGGGTGATGCTCGATGGGGTCTTCAACCACACCGGAGACTGGCACCGCTGGATGAACAAAGCAGGCCGCTATGAAGAACCCGGAGCCTACCAGAGTGAGAACTTCCGGCAGTATTACAACTATTCTGGAGAGAATCCAGACGATTACCTCTCCTGGCTGGGCTTTTCCACCTTGCCCAAACTGAATTACGCCCATCATGAGGTGCGCGGACAGATCTATGCCAATCCCGATTCGGTGATCCGTTTCTGGCTGAAAGCACCGTACAACATTGATGCATGGCGTCTGGATGTGGCGTCCATGATTGGCTCAGAAGGCACCGACAAAGACAACAAGCAGATCCTTGCTGAGCTGTGGGAAGCGGCCAGAGAGACAAAACCAGACACCTACATCCTCGGAGAACAGTTTGGAGATGCCACATTGTGGGTGCAAGGCGGGGTGGAAGACGCCACCATGAATTACTTCGCGTTCATGAGCCCCACCTGGTCTTTCCTGGCGGATCAGGACCACAAGGGCCACCCCACAAAGCTGGATGCCAGGGAATATGCAGAGGCCCTGACCCGACCTCTCAGCCACCTGCCTTTCAACCATCAACTGGCCGCATTCAACCTGTTGGACTCCCACGATGTGAAACGCTTTGCCACCGTCTGCCCGGATCTGGCGAAACGCAAACTCGGGGTGGCTTTGCTATTCGGGTTCATCGGGGTGCCGTGCATCTATTACGGAGATGAAATTGGTCTGGAAGGGGCCGATGACCCCGACAACCGCCGCACCATGCCCTGGGATGACAGGGCACGGTGGGATTCAGAGATTTACCAGTGGTACAGAACCTGGATTCAGTTGCGGCACCAGGAAGTTGCGCTCAGAGAAGGCAGTTTCCGCATCTTGCACGCCGAAGGGGACCACCTGGTTTTTGAGCGACGCTATGGAAATGAACGGGTCCTGATCCTGATGACCCGTGGGACGCCCCTGCAGCATGACCTTTCAGGAAGCTGGACGGACCTGATCAGCAAGGAAAGCCTTGAAGGCCCGGTGCGCATTTCCTCCACTGGAGTCCGAATTCTCAAGCAAACAGTCTGA
- a CDS encoding phosphopentomutase, translated as MKITVIVLDSVGMGELPDAAKFGDVGSHTINHTLEQSKVELPNLAKLGLGKIPTVNLESPDQAEGGYGRLKEVSAGKDTSTGHWEFMGVQLEHPFRTFSDGFPQEVMDRFEEAIGTKWLCNLPYSGTEVIKDYGEEHIKTGYPIVYTSADSVFQIATHLDVTPIETLYDYCQKARDILQGEYAVARVIARPFKGAFPFERAGELRKDFSLTPPRTVLNALHEAGKDVVGIGKIPDIYDHQGFTEEIHTDNNLDGIQKTLKRMQEDFNGLVFTNLVDFDAKFGHRRDPQGYGNALKEFDDHLPEILAQVPEDGLLVLISDHGNDPTAPGTDHTREYGMLLTYRPGKGAVDLGERATFSDVGATVAEALGVQWEGPGESFWSALK; from the coding sequence ATGAAAATCACAGTGATTGTGCTGGACTCTGTGGGCATGGGCGAACTTCCTGATGCTGCAAAGTTCGGGGACGTGGGTTCTCACACCATCAACCACACGCTGGAGCAGAGCAAAGTCGAGCTTCCCAACCTGGCAAAGCTGGGTCTGGGCAAGATTCCAACGGTGAATCTTGAAAGCCCTGATCAGGCCGAGGGTGGCTATGGTCGCCTAAAAGAGGTCAGTGCGGGCAAAGACACCTCCACCGGACACTGGGAATTCATGGGGGTTCAGCTGGAGCATCCTTTCAGGACCTTCAGTGATGGTTTTCCACAGGAGGTGATGGACCGTTTTGAGGAGGCCATTGGCACCAAATGGCTGTGCAACTTGCCTTACAGCGGAACCGAGGTCATCAAGGACTACGGCGAGGAGCACATCAAAACCGGTTACCCCATCGTGTACACCAGTGCCGACAGCGTATTTCAAATTGCCACCCATCTGGATGTGACTCCCATTGAGACCCTGTACGACTACTGCCAGAAGGCCCGTGACATCCTGCAGGGGGAGTACGCTGTGGCCCGCGTGATCGCCCGTCCGTTCAAAGGGGCGTTTCCTTTCGAACGTGCAGGGGAACTTCGAAAGGATTTCTCACTGACCCCGCCTCGGACGGTGCTCAATGCACTGCATGAGGCAGGCAAAGACGTGGTGGGCATCGGCAAGATCCCCGACATCTACGACCACCAGGGCTTCACCGAGGAGATCCACACCGACAACAACCTGGATGGCATTCAGAAAACCCTGAAGCGCATGCAGGAAGATTTCAACGGTCTGGTCTTCACCAACCTGGTGGATTTCGATGCCAAGTTCGGCCACCGTCGGGACCCCCAGGGGTATGGCAATGCCCTGAAGGAATTCGATGACCACCTGCCTGAAATTCTGGCCCAGGTGCCCGAGGATGGCCTGCTGGTCCTGATCAGCGATCACGGAAACGACCCCACTGCTCCCGGGACCGATCACACCCGCGAATACGGCATGCTCCTGACCTACCGCCCTGGCAAAGGTGCAGTGGATCTGGGAGAACGGGCCACTTTCAGTGATGTGGGGGCCACCGTGGCAGAGGCCCTTGGGGTGCAGTGGGAAGGCCCTGGAGAGAGCTTCTGGAGTGCCCTGAAGTAA
- a CDS encoding ABC transporter permease, with product MSQSYQTTKSATSIALYTSLVAGLGLMALPYLTYARNFSGAGTLQMLTGKVMDYSGFPPENLPSMDLALGLGWALFACLLLSAFAALRKASWMWISGVAGLLVAALAMISIHVSLGQATQVLLDQNIPLRRIPFTSGGANMGLVLGLLASLVTVATGLSGFKVWRERMEKLRWALVPSVSFLIAILGGALIIIGIQSVPSGLSSPLTFGEVVLGKFDLIYFVYSTLFAPLTSLPDFLQSLVLATPLILTGLSVAFAFRAGLFNIGAPGQMTIGAICAMLVGVYVPLPAALLLPLTVIAGALGGALWGGLVGWLKARFGSSEVINTIMLNYVAAGIFVFMIGSNEVKFFGQTFHLPFKAEGFEAKSAELQPGAHFPSLLYLFGLHKVGDTISLSWIAGLIVLGIVFSLIKNKNRLWIAALSGIAVTAALWVPMTIQATDALITSRLNVAFLIALLAAAFFGIFLWRTARGYEIRAVGLSPKAAEYGGINVARNTILAMVIAGAFAGLTASHYVMGGALDEFRLKQSLPVSVGFDGITIALLGQSTPVGVVVSSVLFGVLDTGGMYVDQKLDALNRDIVTVLKAIIVLIIAAQGFLSKKIISPPPAAPEPRTSHQEERKEVTA from the coding sequence TCCCCTACCTGACCTACGCCCGGAATTTCAGTGGAGCAGGCACCCTGCAGATGCTGACCGGAAAAGTGATGGACTATTCGGGCTTTCCCCCCGAGAACCTCCCCTCGATGGACCTTGCCCTGGGTCTGGGCTGGGCTCTCTTTGCCTGCCTGCTGCTGTCTGCCTTTGCTGCCCTGCGCAAGGCCTCCTGGATGTGGATTTCAGGCGTTGCTGGCCTGCTGGTGGCTGCCCTCGCCATGATCAGCATCCATGTTTCCCTTGGGCAGGCCACCCAGGTCCTGCTGGACCAGAACATTCCCCTCAGGCGCATTCCTTTCACTTCTGGTGGAGCCAACATGGGACTGGTGCTGGGCCTTCTTGCCTCTCTGGTGACCGTGGCAACAGGCCTGAGTGGCTTCAAAGTGTGGCGTGAGCGCATGGAGAAACTGCGCTGGGCGCTTGTCCCCTCCGTGTCCTTCCTGATTGCCATTCTGGGGGGTGCACTGATCATCATTGGGATTCAGAGCGTGCCCAGTGGCCTGAGCAGCCCACTCACTTTCGGTGAAGTGGTGCTCGGGAAGTTCGACCTGATCTACTTCGTGTACTCGACCCTCTTTGCGCCCCTCACCAGCCTGCCGGATTTCCTGCAGAGCCTGGTGCTTGCCACCCCCCTGATCCTGACGGGTCTCAGTGTGGCCTTTGCTTTCCGGGCAGGTCTCTTCAACATCGGCGCACCCGGTCAGATGACCATTGGGGCCATCTGTGCCATGCTGGTCGGGGTTTACGTGCCTCTGCCTGCTGCACTGCTGCTGCCCCTGACCGTGATTGCAGGTGCACTCGGAGGGGCACTGTGGGGTGGGCTGGTCGGCTGGCTCAAGGCACGCTTCGGGTCCAGTGAAGTCATCAACACCATCATGCTGAACTATGTTGCCGCCGGGATCTTCGTGTTCATGATCGGCTCGAATGAAGTGAAGTTCTTCGGGCAGACTTTCCACCTCCCCTTCAAGGCAGAGGGTTTTGAGGCCAAGAGTGCAGAACTGCAACCTGGAGCCCACTTTCCCAGCCTGCTGTACCTGTTCGGCCTGCACAAGGTGGGAGACACCATCAGCCTGAGCTGGATTGCAGGCCTGATCGTGCTCGGGATCGTCTTCAGCCTGATCAAGAACAAAAACCGCCTTTGGATTGCGGCTCTGTCTGGAATCGCAGTCACCGCTGCCCTGTGGGTTCCCATGACCATTCAGGCCACCGATGCCCTGATCACCAGCCGTCTGAATGTCGCCTTCCTGATTGCCCTCCTGGCTGCAGCCTTCTTTGGCATCTTCCTGTGGAGAACCGCACGTGGATACGAGATCCGCGCTGTGGGCCTGTCTCCCAAAGCCGCAGAATACGGCGGAATCAACGTGGCCCGCAACACCATCCTGGCGATGGTCATTGCCGGAGCTTTCGCTGGACTGACCGCATCCCATTACGTGATGGGAGGAGCTTTGGACGAGTTCCGCCTGAAGCAATCCCTGCCTGTGAGCGTCGGATTTGACGGCATCACCATTGCCCTGCTTGGACAGAGCACCCCTGTGGGTGTGGTTGTGTCCAGCGTGCTGTTTGGGGTGCTGGACACCGGCGGCATGTACGTGGACCAGAAACTCGATGCCCTCAACCGCGACATTGTGACCGTATTGAAAGCCATCATCGTGCTGATCATCGCTGCCCAGGGCTTCCTGAGCAAGAAGATCATCAGCCCGCCTCCAGCAGCCCCTGAACCCAGAACCTCCCATCAAGAGGAACGCAAGGAAGTGACCGCATGA
- a CDS encoding TetR/AcrR family transcriptional regulator yields the protein MPSNVQRTQTTRAAILQAAAELVQRHGSRHLTLLKVARQAGVSKGALTHHYPSKDLLLNDLIQHHLTAFSSTLEKSDLPYGVAYVRHGNHDGTRGLAHGLIAALGAHPAVMETIREHASNWQQHFHSVDANIARLATDGLWLAEVLGLPVPEGQDREQLLARMEELASGPQEKPGETP from the coding sequence ATGCCCAGCAACGTTCAGCGCACCCAGACCACCAGAGCTGCCATCTTGCAGGCCGCTGCCGAACTGGTCCAGCGTCATGGAAGCCGGCACCTCACCCTGCTCAAAGTGGCCCGGCAGGCAGGGGTCAGCAAAGGGGCCCTCACCCACCACTACCCGAGCAAAGACCTCCTGCTCAATGATTTGATTCAGCACCACCTTACGGCTTTCAGCAGCACACTCGAAAAGTCGGATTTGCCTTATGGGGTGGCCTACGTGAGACATGGCAACCATGACGGAACCCGGGGCCTGGCCCACGGCCTGATTGCTGCACTGGGAGCCCATCCAGCAGTGATGGAGACCATCAGGGAACATGCCAGCAACTGGCAACAGCACTTTCACTCGGTGGATGCCAACATCGCCCGACTGGCCACCGACGGCCTCTGGCTGGCCGAGGTGCTGGGATTGCCCGTACCAGAGGGGCAAGACCGAGAGCAGTTGCTGGCACGCATGGAAGAACTGGCTTCTGGTCCCCAGGAGAAACCAGGAGAAACACCATGA
- a CDS encoding DUF5360 family protein, which yields MKKTELLTQIKPHLLITDLGFLVYWMLTAVGVLSPVPADALHSSDFLTAWNWSFLPLDVLASLLGLLAVFLTSRFDVTPLVVVSLTLTHVAGLNAIAFWAIRGDFSLEWWLPNLYLMLFPLWFLPRLICLQTRPITPVL from the coding sequence ATGAAAAAAACGGAGTTGCTGACACAGATCAAACCCCATCTGCTGATCACCGACCTGGGTTTTCTGGTCTACTGGATGCTGACTGCTGTCGGAGTGCTGTCCCCTGTCCCAGCAGATGCTTTGCACTCCAGTGACTTCCTCACCGCCTGGAACTGGTCGTTTCTGCCGCTGGATGTGCTGGCCTCCCTTCTGGGACTGCTCGCTGTCTTTCTGACTTCTCGTTTTGATGTGACCCCACTGGTGGTGGTCAGCCTGACCCTCACCCATGTGGCCGGACTGAATGCCATCGCATTCTGGGCCATCCGGGGGGATTTCTCGCTGGAGTGGTGGCTGCCCAACCTTTACCTGATGCTTTTCCCTCTGTGGTTCCTGCCGCGCCTGATCTGTTTGCAGACAAGACCCATCACGCCTGTCCTTTGA